CCGCCGCCTGGCCCGGAGAGGGGGAGTCAAGCGCATCTCAGGTCTCATCTACGAGGAGACTCGTGGCGTTCTTAAAGTTTTCCTAGAGAATGTCATCCGAGATGCTGTAACGTACACAGAACACGCCAAGAGGAAGACTGTTACCGCCATGGATGTGGTGTACGCTCTCAAGCGCCAGGGCCGCACTCTCTACGGCTTCGGAGGCTAAATCTTCTACTGCCCATTAATCTTATActcaaaggctcttttcagagccacccaCCCACCCATTCATTTCAAGAGTTGTGATATTTTGAACGAGATATATTTTCTTCTAGATTTTCATTTAATGCTTTATGGTGCTTAAGCTATTGTAGTTGCTGCACTCCTATTTATGGATTGGAGCGCACTCTTTTCTAGCTCCATTATAACTTTATACTGTGGATTGTGCCCCCCGTACAGTAAATGTGCGCCCTGCCTTCCTTGAGTATATTGTGTCGCTGGGCATCTCTCACGATACAGCCAATTTGTTTAGAGACTTTCACTGCAGCAAAGTAGAGCTGGACACAAACCGCAGGAATCCCCCATTAGCCTCTTTGAAATAAATTGCTACTGGCTATGGGCGGGAGTTATCCATGTACCATTACAGGGTAAAATGCCCGATTGGTTGCTCTACCCCGCCCACTGTGCAATATTTACGCGCTATTGGCTAATTTAAATTAATGATTTCTATGCAAGTGACCGTTTATTGCCGCCAAAATAACGTGTTCCCCAAAGATGAAAAACGACGAACTCCCAAGGTAGATTACTATTGCAAGTTCTGTTCAGTAAAAACAGATTAAAACCATTGCATGTGTCAAATATCATGCGTAAACGTATTTCTACGTGGATCACATATGTAACTTAGAATTCTAAGAAATAAAAGTTTTGGCAAAGTGAGAAAGATCCAGTACTAATGGATTATATGGATTATACGGATTCCACGGGGGGACAGTTACGGGTAGCgttatggttgttttttttttttttatacccaggAGCCTCATATAAACACCAGTCGTTAACAATGAGCAAATTTAGTTTCTCTAAATATGAAGAATCTCAGCCTTTTTAGCAGGTGtgggtggctctgaaaagagcctttgtaTTCAGATTGGGGACAGGGCAGCTCACTTGCTCTTAGCGGACTTTGAACTCTCGGTTTTCTTGGGCAGCAGAACGGACTGGATGTTGGGCAGGACTCCACCCTGAGCGATAGTCACCCCTCCGAGCAGTTTGTTCAATTCCTCATCGTTGCGCACAGCGAGTTGCAGATGCCTGGGGATAATACGAGTCTTTTTGTTATCTCGGGCAGCGTTCCCAGCCAATTCCAGGATCTCAGCAGTCAGATACTCGAGCACTGCAGCCAAATAGACCGGAGCTCCGGCTCCCACCCGTTCAGCATAGTTGCCTTTTCTCAACAGACGATGAACACGACCAACTGGGAATTGCAGCCCAGCACGAGATGAGCGAGTCTTGGCCTTAGCGCGGGTTTTTCCTCCTTGTTTGCCTCTGCCAGACATGTTGTCAAAATTCTAGTACAATCTAGCGATAACCACCAAGCCGCCGGATCGCTCATTTATAGAGTGTACCTGTTCGCTGATTGGGTGAGTTTCAAGCAGCCAAAGCCAGACGTGTATTAACAGGAACTAACCAAAAGATCACAAGGCTAATCTTTGCGTTGATTGGATAATGTCGCGTATGCTTCTGCTTTGACGTAGTCTTTGCAGTGGGCGTTTagctcatgtgacagaaatggccaATAGAAAACTCAAAGACAGAGCTGCCTCGTTTGCATGAGAGGACTATAAAAACGATCAGCAATACAGTGTATAGAGACAAAGAATATTGAGTTTTGTTGAAAATGCCTGAACCAGCAAAGTCCGCGCCAGCCCCGAAGAAGGGATCCAAGAAAGCGGTGACTAAGACCCCGAAAAAAGATGGGAAGAAGCGCAGAAAGAGCAGGAAGGAGAGTTACGCCATTTACGTGTACAAGGTGATGAAGCAAGTGCACCCCGACACCGGTATTTCCTCCAAGGCCATGGGTATTATGAATTCCTTTGTCAACGATATATTTGAGCGCATTGCAGGGGAAGCCTCCCGCCTGGCTCATTATAACAAACGCTCCACCATCACCTCCCGGGAGATCCAGACCGCGGTCCGCCTGCTGCTGCCTGGGGAACTGGCCAAACACGCCGTGTCCGAGGGCACCAAGGCTGTTACCAAATACACCAGCGCCAAGTAACTGCTCCTTCCCTTGTCCTACTCCCAACAACACAAAGGCTCTTTTAAGAGCCCGCCACCTTCTCTCCGGAAGATCTGTAACCGGCTCTTGTGGTGAATAGGGGCTGTGTTTAATGGGGTGGGTATTTAATTAACTGCCTGTGAACCGAATCGCTGTTCTCAGGAATTTTTGAGTTGGGGGGATCTTTAGATACCTGAGCTGAACATTTTTCTCAATCACAATCTGACACGCTAATAGCGCCAGCGCAGTTCTTTCTATAGATGGCGAAGCTTTATATTTCCATCTGTGAAGTCCGAGCCAGTTAAAGAGCAGAATGACCGGCTCGTTGCTTTCTATACCGAAGCGGTTTAACAGAAAGTGAGGCATGAAATGGAATTTAGGACTTGTCTAAAAAGGCGCGGGACTGGGAGCTGTTAGTAGCTCAGTGCTGCCCCTTATGGTTATATTGTTACACCGTCTCTCCCTTGCTCTGCACTTTCCTGGTTTCTATGGGAAACCGCTGGGAGGCTGAAGTAGTGAGACAATGGGGGGGGGAGACAGTCAAGAGAAACCGTTTATAAGAGAAATCGGTATTGGCTGACGGTTTCCTAAAGAACAATGAAAGGGAAAATTAGGAATGGGAGGGGCAGTTCTCTACTTACAGTTCAGTCATTGTTTCATGGCCGGAGCCTCACATAAAACCTGTAGCAATGTAACAACAGAGGACGGCAACAATGTAAGGCTGTTGGATTGTTGCCGCCAGCTGGTACTAGTTTGGCAAATGAAGTATTGGAATCCAAGTAGACCAGTATGATGAATAGTGcaactaaaggggaaattaaccttccaattacttttttttatcagttcaccagaaataaatatattttttaaatgacatcTAGTGATTGGTAACTGGCTGCCCCCACCTCCCAGTAGGGGCTGCAATGCTGAACTTGCAACCTTCTCCATAACAAAGAGGGACAtgcaaatataatgcactggtaaaactttacgagattttcttttcctggccatcctccctgGCACCATAACAATTTGGGTTTTATCCCTGCACCGGTCGGACACAGAAGGGTTAACAAGCAATCTTGCGGAGAATTTCGGCATCTGAATTCATAAAACCTTCATTTattggcagtggcgtaactagatattactgggccccacagcaaattatttttcaggcccccaaaatgtttagaggttgatttgtttctccaatatttattgaaattgtacatgaattagggcctcatggggcccctatacctcctgggcccccctgcagccgcagggtctgcttcctctatagttacgcccctgtttatTGGGCATAGTACTATACCCAATAAATGCAGGTTTTGTGATTTCAGCTGCCGAAATGCTCCTCAAGTTCTGTTATGTGTTCATATGATATTAGCCTGGACCTGGGCGTGTTGCGTACAAGCACAAAGGTTGGCTGAATCAAACGTGAGGGGGAGTGCTCCCATTTGATGGTTTAACAAGCAATCTTACAAATTAccaccccctcccctccctcaCCAGTCTTTACCTGATATTGACTGATTGATGCTTGATAACAGAATCTTCATTGGGTTACAGTGGAGGCCTGCAGTACTGAACTACTGAACTCCCAAACTGAGCCAAAGGAGCAGATCTATCATCTAATTTATGATTAATAAATGTGTTCAGAGTTGTACATGTTGCAGTCTGCAGATTGACTCAGGTTGTGCTCCCATGCTGCCCATGACAATGCAAGGACCCTCATGGAATGTGCTCTGATGCCCTCAGGCACCAGCTTACCCTGTTCTTTATAGGCTTTCTGTATtactgtcactagtgatgggtgaatctgtggcgtaaaaaaaagctatatttactgaaaaatttgcaaatttactgaaagatttgcaaaaaaaagaaaaaatttgcatacttacagaaaaatttgaaaattttcagaaaaattcgcaaatctacagaaaaattcacaaagcagcgaaaaattagcaaaacgcattgaagtcaaagggtgtaacataattttgatgcgtgcaacaatttttatacgcacgattattttgtcccaatgcattaaaatcaacaggcatccaaataattttgacacgtgacaatttgtatgtgcgCAACGAGTCTGACATGCAACATATTCTTTTGTAGCGGCGGATTTGTTGTGGGcaattttttgccacagtttctcaaatttattagCTGGCAGCGAAATGCAGttattcaccgcaaatccatgcctggcaaatctaTTTGCCCATCAATAGCCATCATTAGCCATCTCCTCAATGTTGCAGTTTTGACTGCCTCTCCCTTCCTAGTCCCAGCTTGGACTATAAACAGTCTCAATCAGTTTTCCTGATGACCAGGGC
The genomic region above belongs to Xenopus laevis strain J_2021 chromosome 5L, Xenopus_laevis_v10.1, whole genome shotgun sequence and contains:
- the LOC121393617 gene encoding histone H2A type 1-like; this translates as MSGRGKQGGKTRAKAKTRSSRAGLQFPVGRVHRLLRKGNYAERVGAGAPVYLAAVLEYLTAEILELAGNAARDNKKTRIIPRHLQLAVRNDEELNKLLGGVTIAQGGVLPNIQSVLLPKKTESSKSAKSK
- the LOC108705673 gene encoding histone H2B 1.2, whose product is MPEPAKSAPAPKKGSKKAVTKTPKKDGKKRRKSRKESYAIYVYKVMKQVHPDTGISSKAMGIMNSFVNDIFERIAGEASRLAHYNKRSTITSREIQTAVRLLLPGELAKHAVSEGTKAVTKYTSAK